From Bacillus sp. Bos-x628, the proteins below share one genomic window:
- a CDS encoding helix-turn-helix transcriptional regulator produces the protein MVGISKTQLSDYIAIRNVPNVEMAYSIARCLDCPVEALYNWRPLSGSNTEG, from the coding sequence ATGGTCGGTATATCAAAGACACAACTTTCCGATTATATTGCGATCAGAAACGTTCCTAACGTGGAAATGGCGTATTCTATTGCGCGCTGTCTTGATTGCCCCGTCGAAGCCTTATATAATTGGCGTCCTTTATCCGGAAGTAACACGGAGGGTTAA
- a CDS encoding helix-turn-helix domain-containing protein translates to MISYEPLRNYLNERGLTTGILRDRVIHRNLVTKINEDKPVSLSTIEAICLELDVPIEKVVRILPNPPE, encoded by the coding sequence ATGATTAGTTATGAGCCACTAAGAAATTACTTAAATGAAAGAGGGTTAACAACGGGAATTCTAAGAGATCGTGTTATTCACAGAAACCTTGTCACTAAAATTAACGAAGATAAGCCCGTTAGTTTGTCGACAATAGAAGCGATTTGCCTCGAATTGGACGTGCCTATCGAGAAAGTCGTCCGTATCCTTCCAAATCCACCGGAATAA
- a CDS encoding AimR family lysis-lysogeny pheromone receptor has translation MRSIKDDFINLREKHDLSIACISEKTGINQDVLYEFTDSGSIGFKHLVTIAQFFYKENYHTIMQDWCLMIDSIEWIKQAFEYAAIKRDANLLYNLLKKNENEASLRQFVDMYTLIFDFMVDNITFETLAVKMDTLKVSSSKDLKILKSIYRCVVMYYEDDFLGMTKRASELYEEIKTIGKRRIFFKEAFSYRLSEILAPAYLHLNEPDLCSVHAKVLVYTELNNKHISDGYYYLGMCHLHHNKEKCVNYLEKSLYFAKKTDEPLLIREAMNNLNMVKALFNFFGGENPPLLAEDRDKFLLGGDADFVVYFNYVRDREIGKIYKALNHFLGEMNLFFASIVAETLRLCGVDSNQVEALKSIKLKTKGDVVYEKDFIDGFCFRGTSGVAS, from the coding sequence ATGCGGTCAATCAAAGATGATTTTATTAACCTAAGAGAGAAACATGATTTAAGTATAGCATGTATTTCCGAAAAAACAGGTATCAACCAAGATGTTTTGTATGAGTTCACAGACAGCGGGAGTATTGGGTTCAAACATCTAGTTACAATCGCACAGTTTTTCTATAAAGAAAATTATCACACTATAATGCAGGATTGGTGCCTTATGATTGATTCTATAGAGTGGATAAAGCAAGCTTTTGAGTACGCAGCAATAAAAAGGGATGCAAACTTACTATATAACCTACTAAAAAAGAATGAAAATGAGGCGAGTTTAAGGCAATTCGTGGATATGTACACACTCATTTTTGATTTTATGGTGGATAATATCACATTCGAAACTCTAGCCGTAAAAATGGACACTTTAAAGGTTTCTAGTTCAAAAGATTTGAAGATACTAAAATCTATTTATAGATGTGTAGTTATGTACTATGAGGATGATTTTCTAGGTATGACAAAAAGAGCGAGTGAGCTTTATGAAGAAATTAAAACTATAGGGAAAAGAAGAATCTTTTTCAAAGAGGCTTTTTCTTATAGATTATCCGAAATACTCGCCCCTGCTTATCTACATCTTAATGAGCCTGATCTATGTTCTGTACATGCAAAGGTTTTAGTGTACACAGAACTTAACAATAAGCATATATCTGACGGATATTATTATCTTGGAATGTGTCATTTGCACCACAATAAAGAAAAATGTGTAAACTATCTAGAGAAGAGCTTATATTTTGCGAAAAAGACGGATGAACCTCTTTTAATAAGAGAGGCTATGAACAATTTAAACATGGTAAAAGCTCTTTTTAATTTTTTCGGGGGAGAAAACCCGCCTTTGCTTGCCGAAGATAGAGACAAATTTCTTTTAGGAGGTGATGCTGATTTTGTAGTATACTTTAACTACGTTCGTGATAGAGAGATAGGTAAGATTTATAAAGCTCTTAATCATTTTCTAGGAGAGATGAATTTGTTTTTCGCATCAATCGTCGCGGAAACATTACGTCTGTGTGGGGTTGACTCTAATCAAGTAGAAGCTTTGAAATCTATAAAATTAAAAACAAAGGGAGATGTTGTGTATGAAAAAGATTTTATTGATGGGTTTTGTTTTAGGGGCACTAGTGGTGTCGCTTCTTGA
- a CDS encoding DNA polymerase yields the protein MEIKPLKLTVNARMTEPAADVAKRKKAAKSDETLEEAFDRLKRTCKFSDKERREFEAAWRAHKDGELVRTKNTKLTKKEACVIGRRHLEKENESLRHERMQETIRTKPDNYYVITRDADLAPMIERLQAEVQAQQLDPWFRKVFDLFNNTHIRGKLAERGIEIPLAVSFTEWDTETSGTDTFMDMSGGYSFWLPCLNEGYYVAYGHLTGDEQCTRSAALDICRVFIEDARHIKAFHNTPFDYAMFLNDGLKPKGFRYDSLDAARLMNEHEPSFGLKELDTKYKEHTGTTHLDGYTFEDLFGKGSPMIYSPEIVGIYAIKDVEKGWYLTRWQIDMMLKIDDLYYPYFEIRQYLYEVNTTIERTGFVIDDDELLRLKSEYEPQLQKAIDDLNEAYGIDAEFLRSMSMHIKGDKIRAWQANREKQIAKQKEMLAKCEVELQKANPATKKYTQLKERIRKYKTEPLAPAIPENAPDFIHEFNLDSDQHLQYLIYDVLGIEDKTKIIDKKKTRAVSKDVLALYFKEDARLKPLATFSELSTLLGTFINRIPNVKDVDGRLHTQLQTVSTGRYSSKKYTGKDNEIYRNDINDKNFLEYMRLLVDAPKKTEKGRNIQNIPSRTERGQRVRMAFKPPKGHTFIGSDLSSIEPRIQAHRMATEFNDEIFADMYRRGLDPYVEFASILFDVPREICTEDHYKSVKETDDAVPAYRKAMKQMFLAIGYGQAFDMFYKGVIPFGIGRDQALVAYEKFDEILPGFKGMVESTFEHLRKHGWTATIFKQKRRFPGYVEKYKRLCQLMRRCGITDKNDPDLGKKTNKLRWEDRSEFWDLMRFTGGCERAAFNHTIQGSGANILQMCMIRVYYECVLERGWEFPLTLHDELKTAIPNEQLTEEAVELFDDIMTNTFTLVLPLGCDTVIEPCWMDEYSPDDWDFENCKPKKDVIN from the coding sequence GTGGAAATAAAGCCGTTAAAACTAACCGTAAATGCGCGTATGACAGAGCCGGCGGCTGACGTCGCCAAACGGAAGAAGGCGGCAAAGTCGGACGAAACGTTGGAGGAAGCATTCGATCGTTTGAAGAGAACATGTAAGTTCTCCGATAAAGAACGTCGCGAATTTGAAGCAGCATGGCGAGCGCATAAAGACGGCGAGCTAGTCCGTACTAAAAATACGAAGCTGACTAAAAAGGAAGCATGCGTAATTGGTCGCCGTCATCTAGAAAAAGAAAACGAATCTTTGCGTCATGAACGTATGCAGGAGACGATACGGACGAAGCCCGATAACTATTACGTTATTACAAGAGACGCCGACCTGGCGCCTATGATCGAACGATTACAAGCCGAAGTTCAGGCGCAGCAACTAGATCCGTGGTTCCGAAAAGTATTCGATCTATTCAACAATACGCATATTCGCGGCAAATTAGCTGAGCGCGGCATCGAAATTCCTTTGGCCGTTTCATTTACGGAATGGGATACGGAGACATCCGGTACAGATACGTTTATGGATATGTCGGGCGGCTATTCGTTTTGGCTCCCGTGTTTAAATGAAGGCTACTACGTCGCGTATGGACATTTAACGGGGGATGAACAGTGTACACGATCGGCTGCGCTTGATATCTGCCGAGTATTTATCGAAGACGCACGACACATAAAAGCGTTCCACAATACGCCCTTTGACTACGCGATGTTCTTGAATGACGGACTAAAGCCGAAAGGGTTCCGATACGACTCGCTTGATGCTGCGCGATTGATGAACGAGCACGAGCCATCGTTTGGTCTTAAGGAATTAGATACGAAATACAAAGAACATACGGGAACTACGCACCTAGACGGATACACTTTCGAGGACCTATTCGGAAAAGGATCTCCGATGATCTATTCGCCTGAAATCGTGGGCATATACGCGATAAAGGACGTTGAGAAGGGTTGGTACCTAACGCGTTGGCAAATCGACATGATGCTTAAAATAGACGATTTATATTATCCGTACTTTGAGATCCGCCAGTATTTATATGAAGTAAACACGACGATCGAGCGAACAGGTTTCGTGATTGACGACGATGAATTGTTGCGCCTTAAATCGGAATATGAACCGCAACTACAGAAAGCGATAGATGACCTCAACGAAGCGTACGGAATCGATGCCGAGTTCTTACGTTCAATGTCGATGCACATAAAAGGAGATAAAATCCGAGCATGGCAAGCAAACCGCGAAAAGCAAATTGCGAAGCAGAAGGAAATGCTTGCGAAATGTGAGGTGGAACTACAGAAAGCGAACCCGGCAACTAAGAAATACACACAGCTTAAAGAGCGTATCCGGAAGTATAAGACGGAGCCACTCGCGCCTGCCATTCCGGAGAATGCACCCGATTTCATACACGAATTTAACTTAGACTCCGACCAACACCTACAGTATTTAATCTACGATGTTCTCGGAATTGAAGATAAGACGAAAATTATCGACAAGAAGAAAACGCGCGCCGTAAGTAAGGACGTTCTCGCGCTGTATTTTAAAGAAGACGCGCGACTAAAACCACTTGCGACATTTTCGGAATTATCTACGTTATTAGGAACATTCATCAATCGAATTCCTAACGTTAAGGACGTAGATGGGCGTCTTCATACGCAATTACAAACTGTATCGACGGGGCGCTACAGTTCGAAAAAATACACCGGAAAAGATAACGAGATTTACAGAAACGATATCAACGATAAGAATTTTCTCGAATACATGCGTCTATTAGTAGATGCGCCAAAGAAGACGGAAAAGGGTCGGAATATCCAAAACATTCCGTCGCGTACTGAAAGAGGTCAGCGAGTAAGGATGGCGTTTAAGCCACCGAAAGGCCATACGTTCATTGGCTCGGATTTATCGTCAATTGAACCAAGAATACAAGCGCATAGAATGGCGACCGAATTTAACGATGAGATATTTGCGGATATGTACCGACGTGGGTTAGACCCTTACGTTGAATTCGCTTCTATCTTATTCGATGTCCCGCGTGAAATCTGCACAGAGGACCACTATAAATCCGTAAAAGAAACCGACGATGCCGTACCGGCCTACCGTAAAGCTATGAAGCAGATGTTTCTCGCGATCGGATACGGTCAGGCGTTCGACATGTTTTATAAAGGCGTCATTCCATTCGGAATCGGCAGAGATCAGGCGTTAGTCGCTTACGAAAAGTTTGACGAGATTCTTCCGGGCTTTAAAGGAATGGTCGAGTCTACGTTCGAGCATTTACGCAAGCACGGCTGGACGGCAACGATTTTTAAGCAGAAACGACGATTCCCAGGCTATGTCGAAAAATACAAACGGCTTTGCCAGCTAATGCGTAGATGCGGTATCACGGATAAAAACGATCCTGACCTCGGCAAGAAAACGAATAAATTACGTTGGGAAGATCGGTCGGAGTTTTGGGACTTAATGCGATTTACTGGCGGCTGCGAACGCGCTGCATTTAACCATACGATTCAAGGATCAGGCGCGAATATCTTACAAATGTGTATGATACGCGTTTATTACGAGTGTGTTTTAGAGCGCGGCTGGGAGTTCCCGTTGACGCTTCACGACGAATTGAAGACGGCTATTCCAAACGAGCAACTAACGGAAGAAGCAGTCGAGCTATTTGACGACATCATGACGAACACGTTTACGCTCGTACTTCCGTTAGGTTGCGACACGGTAATTGAGCCGTGCTGGATGGACGAATACAGTCCGGATGATTGGGATTTTGAGAATTGCAAACCTAAAAAGGACGTGATTAATTGA
- a CDS encoding crossover junction endodeoxyribonuclease RuvC, whose product MTATNPIRILALDISTNPGFAVLDLKYRKSKPHVSIAHLSSVSTTSKSADSHRYAYIEAATTMILHEFGPVDVIVREHFTGGRNKRSTQTVFGAWAAIDLALGKYGYKVDVEIQPTTVKKDVTGKGSASKDEVEAGVRRMLSLPEDFTFRTDDESDALAIGLSYLVREKIIAAGKAV is encoded by the coding sequence GTGACCGCCACCAATCCTATCCGCATTCTCGCGCTAGATATATCGACGAATCCCGGGTTCGCGGTGCTCGACTTAAAATACCGTAAATCCAAGCCGCACGTCAGTATCGCCCATCTATCTTCGGTCAGCACAACGAGTAAATCAGCGGATAGCCACCGTTACGCATATATCGAAGCGGCAACCACGATGATTCTCCACGAATTCGGACCGGTTGACGTTATTGTCCGTGAGCATTTTACCGGCGGACGAAATAAGCGCTCGACACAAACAGTGTTCGGAGCATGGGCGGCGATTGATTTAGCGCTAGGCAAGTACGGCTACAAGGTGGACGTAGAAATACAGCCGACAACGGTTAAAAAGGACGTGACCGGAAAAGGTAGCGCATCAAAAGACGAAGTAGAGGCGGGCGTAAGACGAATGCTTTCGCTACCGGAAGACTTTACGTTCAGGACAGACGATGAATCAGATGCACTGGCGATCGGGCTTTCGTATCTTGTTCGCGAAAAGATCATAGCGGCAGGCAAAGCGGTCTGA
- the nrdI gene encoding class Ib ribonucleoside-diphosphate reductase assembly flavoprotein NrdI produces the protein MNVYFYSLTGNVRRFIAKSGLGAQSHEIKAGEVVEEPFVLVTPTYDFGQPPATVSEWLKDNGDLLVGVAASGNRAWGDNFGVAADVIADAYDVPVIAKFELAGTDEDVQLFTERVKAL, from the coding sequence ATGAACGTTTACTTTTACTCGCTGACCGGCAATGTGCGTCGCTTTATCGCTAAAAGCGGTTTAGGGGCGCAATCACACGAAATAAAGGCGGGAGAAGTCGTCGAGGAACCGTTCGTGCTGGTAACGCCGACTTACGACTTCGGACAGCCGCCCGCAACGGTGAGCGAGTGGCTTAAGGATAATGGCGATCTATTGGTCGGTGTGGCGGCGTCGGGCAATCGTGCATGGGGCGATAACTTCGGGGTGGCAGCCGACGTGATTGCGGACGCTTATGACGTGCCGGTGATCGCAAAGTTCGAGCTGGCAGGAACGGATGAGGACGTTCAATTATTCACGGAAAGGGTGAAGGCGCTTTGA
- a CDS encoding HNH endonuclease produces MSEARRPHNKTNIDEQFIIDNYTNMTQRQIADYLGVSRETVNHRAIKLGLRKTSIPFTPLEKEEVKVIEEFPNYGVTNKSRVVRLSDSTLIKPKPRRGHYPIVVLFKNGVRFERYVHRLVALYFIPNPEDKQFVNHIDGNKDNFSIENLEWVTPKENYDHAVRTGLIAQKSNKVS; encoded by the coding sequence ATGAGCGAAGCAAGACGACCACACAATAAAACGAATATTGATGAGCAATTTATTATCGACAACTATACGAATATGACTCAGAGACAGATCGCGGACTATTTAGGAGTTTCAAGAGAAACGGTAAATCATAGAGCTATAAAACTCGGTTTAAGGAAGACATCGATCCCATTTACACCACTCGAAAAAGAAGAGGTTAAAGTGATTGAGGAATTCCCTAACTACGGTGTGACGAATAAGAGTCGCGTAGTGCGTCTTTCGGATAGTACTCTTATAAAGCCAAAACCTAGGAGAGGACATTATCCGATAGTTGTGCTTTTTAAGAATGGTGTGAGATTCGAGAGGTATGTCCATAGACTCGTTGCTTTATACTTCATACCAAATCCCGAAGACAAGCAATTTGTTAATCATATCGATGGGAATAAAGACAATTTCTCTATAGAAAATCTCGAGTGGGTAACTCCTAAAGAAAATTATGACCACGCGGTCCGAACTGGCTTAATTGCTCAGAAATCTAATAAGGTCTCTTGA
- the nrdF gene encoding class 1b ribonucleoside-diphosphate reductase subunit beta encodes MTTFTAANWSQQDDNFTAMFYDQNVKQFWLPEEISLNGDLLAWKALTSDERGTYMKVLAGLTLLDTEQGNTGMPAIMAHVDGHQRKAVLNFMAMMENAVHAKSYSNIFMTLAPSEEITAVFEWVRNNRYLQRKAKLITDIYRDIKAGDDISLYKAMAASVFLESFLFYSGFYYPLYFYGQGRMMQSGEIVNLIIRDEAIHGVYVGLLAQEIYNRQMDGTKADLHDWAVGLLTDLYENEVAYTDDVYGAVGLQHDVKAFVRYNANKALMNLGFDAHFPDEPVNPIVINGLSTKTKSFDMFSLKGNGYKKATAEAIRDEDFFFDD; translated from the coding sequence TTGACGACATTCACAGCGGCCAACTGGTCGCAACAAGACGATAATTTCACGGCTATGTTCTACGATCAGAACGTCAAGCAGTTTTGGCTGCCGGAGGAGATTTCGCTAAACGGCGATTTACTCGCATGGAAGGCACTGACATCTGACGAACGTGGTACGTATATGAAAGTGCTCGCCGGTCTGACGTTATTAGATACGGAGCAGGGAAACACCGGCATGCCCGCCATCATGGCGCACGTTGACGGTCATCAGCGAAAAGCCGTTCTTAATTTCATGGCGATGATGGAGAACGCAGTCCATGCGAAGTCCTACTCGAATATTTTTATGACGCTTGCGCCTTCGGAAGAAATTACGGCCGTTTTCGAGTGGGTACGCAACAACCGATACTTACAGCGTAAAGCGAAACTGATCACCGACATTTATCGCGATATCAAGGCAGGCGACGACATTTCGTTATATAAAGCGATGGCGGCTTCGGTGTTTCTCGAAAGTTTCTTATTCTATAGCGGCTTCTATTATCCGTTGTATTTTTACGGACAGGGGCGGATGATGCAGAGCGGCGAGATAGTCAACTTAATTATTCGTGATGAAGCGATTCACGGCGTATATGTCGGCTTATTGGCGCAAGAAATATACAATCGTCAAATGGACGGAACTAAGGCGGATTTACACGATTGGGCAGTCGGGCTTCTAACGGATCTATACGAAAACGAGGTCGCATACACAGACGATGTTTATGGCGCGGTAGGCTTACAACATGACGTTAAGGCTTTCGTTAGATACAACGCAAATAAGGCGCTCATGAACCTCGGATTTGATGCGCATTTTCCGGATGAACCGGTCAATCCGATTGTGATAAACGGACTAAGTACGAAGACGAAATCCTTTGATATGTTTAGTTTAAAGGGTAACGGATACAAGAAAGCTACGGCCGAGGCAATCCGCGATGAGGATTTCTTTTTCGATGATTAG